CCAGCCCCGGGCCGGTGCGCCGGGCCGCGGCCCAGACCCTCGCCGTGGCCTCCGGCGTCGTCATGTTCGGTGCCTCGGCGCGGTTCCTGGCCGCCGGGACCACCGTGGACCCCCGGGCCCCTGAGCGGGCCGCCGCCCTCGTCACGGCGGGTCCCAACCGGATCAGCCGCAACCCGATGTACCTCGGCATGATCGGCCTCCTGGCGGCCCACGCCGTGGTTCGTGACCGCTGGGCCGCGTGGTTGCCGGTCGCCGCCGTGGCCGTGGCCCTCGACCGGATG
This genomic window from Citricoccus sp. SGAir0253 contains:
- a CDS encoding isoprenylcysteine carboxylmethyltransferase family protein; this encodes MTSAAPLPPPVLTLAGALAQRLLPRGPSPGPVRRAAAQTLAVASGVVMFGASARFLAAGTTVDPRAPERAAALVTAGPNRISRNPMYLGMIGLLAAHAVVRDRWAAWLPVAAVAVALDRMQVPLEERALRERFGAEYEAYCAAVPRWLGRPGGSPAAGGAPEAGAAPGSRP